The Rhodospirillaceae bacterium DNA window TCAGCCTGCTGCAGCACAAAAGCGATCTGTGCATCCGTAAACTTCGACTTCTTCATGGAATTCTCCTTCTCCCAATACAGGGATAATAAGTGGAAAATTCCAGCCAAACATGGTCCGATTTAGTGGGGGCAGGTCAAAACATTCTAGATATTAGAGCTAGGTCTAAATAACGCTAATAGCGCCAAAACTAATCGTGGATTACTCTGTGCGAATAGAGTTTGTTATTTTCTTTAACAACTATGGTGCTGACATCTTATCGAATCACTTATGTCAGTCTAATAATGCCTTTTTGTCTAATCTTGTGCTAAATGCCAAAAATTGCACCCTCGACAGATCGTCACCGATAACACCGGGAGAATTATCGAATAGATTTTGCAGCAATAATATAATTGACTTACACGCCGCGCTGAACCGGTTGGTTGCTCTATGTTTTGCCACGGCCACTAGGTTACTCAATCGAACCTAGAAACTTTAGAACATCCCCACCCGTTCTAGTCGGGTCATAAATTGGCAACCAGTGCCCCCCGTCACCGTATTTTACTGCGTTCACGTCCGCACTTTGCAATAGACCAGCCAGCCGATCGGCTTCGGAGACAGGCAATAAGCTTCGTTCTCCCCACATAATCAGAGTCGGTAATTTTAGTTGGCCTAGCATTGCTTGATTAGACAGACCTTCAGGGTTCAATTTGAGCTCCGGGAACGAAAAACTGCTGCCATATGAGTTCAATGAACTCGCAATGTCTGCGCGTCGATCGATATCATGTATATGAGACACAAATTCTGGGTCGACTGACTGGCCCTTGCCGGCCAGATCCCTGACATAGAGCCAATCGGCTAACCACGGCCTACCTGTCAGCGGATAAATATGCTCCCGCGCCCACCTTTCTCTGCCAAGAACACCAGTGTCACCTTCAGCCGGGTAGAAAGGCGTGTTGATCAAGACAAGCCCGGCCACACTAGCAGGGTGATTGGCAGCGTACCAAGCCGCCGGGGGGCCTCCGTTGGCAGTCCCTATAAGAACAGAACGCACAACCTTCTTGTATTCCAGCAACGAAGCCAAAACCTCATAGGTTGCAGCGATTCCTAGCTGCCCATTATGAACTGCTTCCGATAATCCGTAGCTTGGCAAATCGAAACGAATGACACGGTAACCTCTCTCGACAAATTGGGTAGCCCAATCATTCCATATCCAGAGGCTATTCGCATTGCCATGTAATAGGACTAGAACTGGTCCGCTGCCTTCATCAACAACATGAATGTCGTGGCCTGCTAGTGATAT harbors:
- a CDS encoding alpha/beta hydrolase, with amino-acid sequence MYLLLAVLVCVSLGIVWSKYDSRPLTLNQLRSKYALPKSEFISLAGHDIHVVDEGSGPVLVLLHGNANSLWIWNDWATQFVERGYRVIRFDLPSYGLSEAVHNGQLGIAATYEVLASLLEYKKVVRSVLIGTANGGPPAAWYAANHPASVAGLVLINTPFYPAEGDTGVLGRERWAREHIYPLTGRPWLADWLYVRDLAGKGQSVDPEFVSHIHDIDRRADIASSLNSYGSSFSFPELKLNPEGLSNQAMLGQLKLPTLIMWGERSLLPVSEADRLAGLLQSADVNAVKYGDGGHWLPIYDPTRTGGDVLKFLGSIE